The Campylobacter sp. CNRCH_2014_0184h genome includes a window with the following:
- the abc-f gene encoding ribosomal protection-like ABC-F family protein, with amino-acid sequence MALIDLIDANKKFNTKIVLENANFSANLGEKIAIIGKNGEGKSSFLKALMGTLKLDSGRVIKQNNASIGMLSQQVSFESTLSVSEAIKKELEEIYQALKEFENYNEKLALDPENKEYLKKVDELSLFIDSKDAWNLDQKIQRILEEFKLLEYKDRTLCSLSGGEIRRVGLCTLLLKNPDILLLDEPTNHLDVYMSSFLEERLKASKMCVIFISHDRYFIDAIAQKCVEIEAGKLSIFEGGYTQYLEKKAAILASLAKSHETLLKQLKSEEEWLRRGVKARLKRNEGRKERIFKMREEAKKNPGAIKRLQLEIKRASKNFNQTQSQNRKKMLFELKNISKSIANKTLFKDFNARILQGERIAIVGKNGCGKSTFLKILLDQIPLDSGEIKRGEVKIGYFDQSRSLLNTDKKLLEIFCPNGGDHIQVRGKNMHVYGYLKQFLFPKEFLEQSVSVLSGGEKNRVALALLFTKEYDVLILDEPTNDLDIATINILEEYLLSFEGAILLVSHDRYFVDKIATKLYAFEDNANINIEVLSYSEYLENEKEYKDFEEFSKSLETNTTASVKTKEKSSKKLSYKENEILNSYPDKIHKLEEEIKEIKNALSNPTIYQELGINTLYEKLNSLESELSILEEAYFEVLEKSENGL; translated from the coding sequence TTGGCTTTAATAGATTTAATCGATGCAAATAAGAAATTTAATACAAAAATAGTTTTAGAAAATGCAAATTTTAGTGCAAATTTAGGAGAAAAAATCGCCATTATAGGCAAAAACGGCGAAGGAAAATCAAGTTTTTTAAAAGCCCTTATGGGAACTTTAAAACTAGATAGCGGTAGAGTGATTAAACAAAATAACGCTAGCATAGGTATGCTAAGCCAACAAGTAAGCTTTGAAAGCACCTTAAGCGTGAGTGAGGCTATCAAAAAAGAACTTGAAGAAATTTATCAAGCCTTAAAAGAATTTGAAAACTATAATGAAAAACTAGCTCTTGATCCTGAAAATAAAGAATATTTAAAGAAAGTAGATGAATTAAGTTTATTTATAGATTCAAAAGATGCATGGAATTTAGACCAAAAAATACAAAGAATACTAGAAGAGTTTAAACTATTAGAGTATAAAGACAGAACACTTTGCTCTTTAAGTGGAGGAGAGATAAGACGTGTAGGACTTTGCACGCTTTTGCTGAAAAATCCTGATATATTATTGCTTGATGAGCCAACCAACCATCTAGATGTATATATGAGTAGCTTTTTAGAAGAAAGATTAAAAGCTTCTAAAATGTGTGTTATTTTCATCTCCCATGATAGATATTTTATCGATGCAATAGCACAAAAATGCGTTGAAATAGAAGCAGGAAAACTAAGTATTTTTGAGGGTGGATATACGCAATATCTAGAAAAAAAAGCAGCTATTTTAGCTTCCTTAGCTAAAAGCCATGAAACCTTGCTTAAGCAATTAAAAAGTGAGGAAGAATGGCTAAGAAGAGGAGTCAAAGCTAGGCTTAAACGCAACGAAGGACGCAAAGAACGCATTTTTAAAATGCGTGAAGAAGCTAAGAAAAACCCAGGAGCTATCAAACGCTTACAACTTGAAATCAAAAGAGCAAGTAAAAATTTTAACCAAACTCAAAGCCAAAACCGCAAAAAAATGCTTTTTGAACTTAAAAATATCTCAAAGTCTATTGCCAACAAGACACTTTTTAAAGACTTTAATGCACGAATTTTACAAGGTGAACGCATAGCCATAGTAGGTAAAAATGGCTGTGGGAAATCTACTTTCTTAAAGATTTTGCTTGATCAAATTCCGCTTGATAGCGGAGAGATTAAAAGAGGTGAAGTTAAAATAGGCTATTTTGATCAAAGCAGAAGTTTATTAAACACTGATAAAAAACTTTTAGAAATTTTTTGCCCAAATGGTGGCGATCACATTCAAGTACGTGGTAAAAATATGCATGTTTATGGGTATTTAAAACAATTTTTATTTCCAAAAGAATTTTTAGAGCAAAGCGTGAGTGTGCTAAGTGGGGGTGAGAAAAACAGAGTTGCTCTAGCCTTGCTTTTTACCAAAGAATACGATGTATTAATCTTAGATGAACCAACAAATGATTTAGATATAGCTACGATTAATATCTTAGAAGAATACTTACTTTCTTTTGAAGGTGCGATTTTGCTTGTCTCGCATGATAGATATTTTGTTGATAAAATAGCAACTAAACTTTATGCTTTTGAAGATAATGCAAATATTAATATAGAAGTTCTTTCTTATAGTGAGTATTTAGAAAATGAAAAAGAATACAAAGACTTTGAAGAATTTTCTAAAAGCTTAGAAACAAACACCACCGCAAGCGTAAAAACAAAAGAAAAATCAAGTAAAAAACTAAGCTATAAAGAAAATGAAATTTTAAACTCATATCCTGATAAAATTCATAAATTAGAAGAAGAAATAAAAGAAATAAAAAATGCTCTAAGTAATCCTACAATCTATCAAGAGCTAGGTATAAATACCCTTTATGAAAAGCTAAATTCCTTAGAAAGCGAACTTAGTATTTTAGAAGAAGCTTATTTTGAGGTTTTGGAAAAAAGCGAGAACGGTTTATAA
- a CDS encoding autotransporter outer membrane beta-barrel domain-containing protein — protein sequence MNYPDNIDDGFGAIFNPDTGINSGALTDRNPWGPTWIQDSRENVSLNVFHDGLIDGNVNMDHANFKIIAGDFNGINYNGALTINGNLFAHDSLFTLHGPHQFTVNGNAVIRNSVFELANFSNPVTEKGVYLLSATNFNKEFAEVNTVRNVLLIPEGKILGLKGHALAEYEGEVVKVIIDQDKKYFNYKLNVIGNDAYAQGSLTSGIKNISISEFLKEMRLEVLTQLHDYYAQKAYEQNPEHPGIDPKVDYDKILADIKKEINNITNNQKVITYGHQIDSVLASLKNSDRHLAANSALVNAIKGDVRQAQAIVDSARESANNSNRQGAIQVINLANEMAIATRMAQSRGAGENSVWANAFGGANIIGSDSEGVYGTTIGIDRQFNDAIFFGAYLTYADSQLNHNSLNQDSNNLQLGLYSRIANGQHEFDIKSYAQFSFADQERFVNGSVQKSDFTQTYLGASGSYGYVFDFSDNFSIKPLIGLNLYYSHTPDYTESGIWAQKVYSMDSFAASAELGAEFRKFFSGGSYFYVTPKIEQFFAMSGDNFKARFTGSDFSYNVAGAEKDKTFGKILIGSNISVTDRFSIDLSVGAKQILGNKDDNTDETYVTGNIGVKYSF from the coding sequence ATGAATTATCCAGATAATATTGATGATGGATTTGGTGCTATATTTAACCCAGATACGGGTATAAACAGTGGCGCTTTAACTGATAGAAATCCATGGGGACCAACTTGGATTCAAGACTCAAGAGAAAATGTTTCTCTAAATGTTTTCCATGATGGCTTAATTGATGGCAATGTTAATATGGATCATGCAAACTTTAAAATCATTGCAGGCGATTTTAATGGTATTAACTATAATGGTGCTTTAACTATTAACGGAAATCTTTTTGCACATGATTCATTATTTACTCTACATGGACCACACCAATTTACTGTAAATGGTAATGCAGTAATTAGAAATTCTGTATTTGAACTTGCTAACTTTAGCAATCCTGTAACAGAAAAAGGTGTTTACTTGCTAAGCGCTACAAACTTCAACAAAGAATTTGCAGAAGTAAATACAGTTAGAAATGTATTACTAATCCCAGAAGGAAAAATTCTAGGTCTTAAAGGTCATGCACTAGCAGAATACGAAGGTGAAGTAGTAAAAGTAATTATAGACCAAGATAAAAAATACTTTAACTATAAACTTAATGTAATTGGAAATGATGCTTATGCTCAAGGTAGTTTAACAAGTGGCATCAAAAACATCAGTATTAGCGAATTTTTAAAAGAAATGAGACTTGAGGTTTTAACTCAACTACATGATTATTATGCTCAAAAAGCTTATGAACAAAATCCTGAACATCCTGGTATTGACCCTAAAGTTGATTATGATAAAATTCTAGCAGACATCAAAAAAGAAATAAACAATATAACTAATAACCAAAAAGTTATTACTTACGGACATCAAATTGATTCGGTTTTAGCTTCATTGAAAAATTCTGATAGACATCTTGCAGCTAACTCAGCTTTAGTTAATGCTATTAAAGGAGATGTGAGACAAGCTCAAGCTATAGTTGATTCAGCTAGAGAAAGCGCAAACAACTCTAACCGTCAAGGTGCTATTCAAGTTATCAACCTAGCTAATGAAATGGCTATTGCAACAAGAATGGCTCAATCAAGAGGCGCTGGCGAAAATAGCGTATGGGCTAATGCTTTTGGTGGTGCTAACATAATTGGTAGTGATAGCGAAGGTGTATACGGAACTACTATAGGTATCGATAGACAATTTAATGATGCTATATTCTTTGGTGCGTATTTAACTTATGCTGATTCACAATTAAACCATAATTCATTAAATCAAGATTCTAACAACTTACAATTAGGTCTTTACTCAAGAATTGCAAATGGTCAACATGAATTTGATATCAAATCTTATGCGCAATTTAGTTTTGCAGATCAAGAAAGATTTGTTAATGGTTCAGTACAAAAATCTGACTTCACACAAACTTACTTAGGCGCAAGTGGTAGCTATGGTTATGTATTTGACTTTAGTGATAATTTCTCAATCAAACCATTAATTGGATTAAATCTTTACTATAGCCACACTCCAGACTACACAGAAAGTGGTATTTGGGCTCAAAAAGTTTATTCAATGGATAGCTTTGCAGCGAGTGCAGAACTTGGAGCAGAATTTAGAAAATTCTTTAGCGGTGGTAGTTATTTCTATGTTACTCCAAAAATAGAACAATTCTTTGCTATGAGTGGAGATAACTTTAAAGCTCGCTTTACAGGAAGTGATTTTAGCTATAATGTAGCTGGCGCTGAAAAAGATAAAACTTTTGGTAAAATTCTTATCGGAAGCAACATTAGCGTAACAGATAGATTTTCTATTGATCTAAGTGTAGGTGCTAAACAAATCCTAGGCAACAAAGATGATAATACCGATGAAACTTATGTAACTGGTAACATTGGTGTTAAATACTCATTTTAA
- a CDS encoding M48 family metallopeptidase, producing the protein MTLITILCIYTAFLVFISYMQISFLKKEREKHAIILNEHDYKNAANIAIENEKYKIFSNLYNLMINISWIGFGFLYFKEIFIKENSTLENTLFLLAFLLIISILNLPLSYYESFIKDKKHGFSNMTLALFIKDSIKSLALMLIFGFLIIYALVFCFEFFSTYWWIVAFALSFIIILIINLIYPTLIAPMFNKMKKLEDENLLEKITNLMQKCGFSANGVYVIDASKRDKRLNAYFGGLFKSKRVVLFDTLLNALKEKELIAVLGHELGHFVHKDLLKMLFSSALMLFALFFIFAHLPNFFYIESHLDGVNAGVFVLLLIFGNIFTFIISPLLNKMSQKNEFNADLHGAKLSSKEDMKNALIALAKENKAFVKTSKIYTFFHLSHPCIYDRIKALQ; encoded by the coding sequence ATGACTTTAATAACTATTTTATGTATTTACACGGCCTTTTTGGTTTTTATATCTTATATGCAAATTTCTTTTTTAAAAAAAGAAAGAGAAAAGCATGCAATTATTTTAAATGAGCATGATTATAAAAATGCTGCAAATATCGCCATAGAAAATGAAAAATACAAAATCTTTTCTAATCTTTATAATCTGATGATTAATATTTCTTGGATTGGCTTTGGCTTTTTGTATTTTAAAGAAATTTTTATAAAAGAAAATTCTACTTTAGAAAATACTTTATTTTTACTTGCATTTTTATTGATTATTAGTATTTTAAATTTACCACTTAGTTATTATGAAAGCTTTATAAAAGATAAAAAACACGGCTTTTCTAATATGACTTTAGCACTTTTTATTAAAGATAGTATTAAATCTTTAGCCCTAATGCTTATTTTTGGCTTTTTAATCATCTATGCTTTAGTGTTTTGTTTTGAGTTTTTTAGCACATACTGGTGGATAGTGGCTTTTGCCCTAAGCTTTATAATTATACTTATTATAAATCTCATCTACCCTACGCTTATTGCACCTATGTTTAATAAAATGAAAAAACTTGAAGATGAAAATTTATTAGAAAAAATCACCAATTTAATGCAAAAATGTGGCTTTAGTGCAAATGGTGTTTATGTTATTGATGCAAGCAAAAGGGACAAAAGATTAAATGCTTATTTTGGCGGTTTATTTAAAAGCAAAAGAGTGGTGCTTTTTGACACACTTTTAAATGCTTTAAAAGAAAAAGAACTCATTGCTGTTTTAGGTCATGAGCTAGGTCATTTTGTGCATAAAGATTTACTAAAAATGTTATTTTCTAGTGCTTTGATGCTTTTTGCTTTATTTTTTATCTTTGCACATTTACCAAACTTTTTTTATATTGAAAGTCATTTAGATGGAGTAAATGCTGGAGTTTTTGTGCTTTTATTGATTTTTGGAAATATTTTTACTTTTATTATCTCTCCACTACTTAATAAAATGAGTCAAAAAAATGAATTTAATGCTGACTTACACGGAGCAAAACTAAGCTCTAAAGAAGATATGAAAAATGCTCTCATAGCTTTAGCAAAAGAAAACAAAGCCTTTGTTAAAACAAGTAAAATTTATACTTTCTTTCATCTAAGTCATCCTTGTATTTATGATAGAATCAAAGCTTTGCAATGA
- a CDS encoding HemK/PrmC family methyltransferase, with the protein MSIKQALKQAYAKDPTHKEYILFILCELLQKDKAWIFLNPEFQINEKVFLEYVDKFLNGEPFEYLFQKTQFYGLDFFIEKGVLIPRFDSEILLERCLEILDHNSFKNILEIGFGSGILSISLAKLKQIFIQACDINPKALELAKKNADFHNVSNLINFQLCDFKTMQGNFDFIFSNPPYIKNNYPLDKWVQNEPHNALFGGDKGWEILHEIILFAKNHNTKVLACEFGYDQKAILNKILEENDFKATFYQDYNGFDRAFVAWNLKN; encoded by the coding sequence ATTTCAATCAAACAAGCTTTAAAGCAAGCTTACGCAAAAGATCCTACTCACAAAGAATATATACTTTTTATTCTTTGTGAGCTTTTGCAAAAAGATAAAGCTTGGATTTTTTTAAATCCTGAATTTCAAATCAATGAAAAAGTTTTTTTAGAATACGTAGATAAATTTTTAAATGGCGAGCCTTTTGAGTATTTATTTCAAAAAACACAGTTTTATGGTTTAGATTTTTTTATTGAAAAAGGGGTTTTAATACCGCGTTTTGATAGTGAAATATTACTTGAAAGATGCTTAGAAATTTTAGATCATAACTCTTTTAAAAATATACTTGAGATCGGCTTTGGGAGTGGAATTTTAAGTATCTCTCTAGCAAAGTTAAAGCAAATTTTCATACAAGCTTGCGATATTAATCCAAAAGCGCTAGAGCTTGCTAAAAAAAATGCAGATTTTCATAATGTTTCAAATTTAATTAATTTTCAACTTTGTGATTTTAAAACTATGCAAGGAAATTTTGACTTTATTTTCTCTAATCCTCCTTATATAAAAAATAATTATCCTTTGGATAAATGGGTACAAAATGAACCGCATAATGCTTTATTTGGCGGGGATAAAGGTTGGGAAATTTTACATGAAATTATCCTTTTTGCCAAAAACCATAACACAAAAGTCTTAGCGTGTGAGTTTGGCTATGATCAAAAAGCAATTTTAAATAAAATTTTAGAAGAAAATGATTTTAAAGCTACTTTTTATCAAGATTATAATGGATTTGATAGAGCCTTTGTTGCGTGGAATTTAAAAAATTAG
- a CDS encoding DUF4149 domain-containing protein: MKSIYLFLLASLIGIEISIGVFLAPTIFYPAKFIGEGVLTHFQSGLLMTHIFVQFGYVLLGVSVLSILMEIFSFKDKNLTFKINFSKFMLSLIILALSLLFVFYFTAYVLEAQSLGEEATKTQEFIKIHSASEVVMKIIMLSQVILFFLNFKTKKMI; encoded by the coding sequence ATGAAATCAATATATTTATTTTTATTAGCAAGTTTAATTGGGATTGAAATTAGCATAGGTGTATTTTTAGCTCCGACTATATTTTATCCTGCTAAATTCATAGGCGAAGGGGTTTTAACTCATTTTCAAAGCGGACTTTTAATGACACACATTTTTGTGCAATTTGGTTATGTTTTACTAGGTGTGAGTGTTTTATCTATTTTAATGGAAATTTTCTCATTTAAGGATAAAAATTTAACTTTTAAAATAAATTTTTCAAAATTCATGCTTTCTTTAATCATTTTGGCACTAAGTTTGCTTTTTGTATTTTACTTCACTGCTTATGTTTTAGAAGCACAAAGCTTAGGAGAAGAAGCAACTAAGACTCAAGAATTTATAAAAATTCATAGTGCAAGTGAAGTTGTGATGAAAATTATCATGTTATCACAAGTAATTTTATTTTTTTTAAATTTTAAAACAAAAAAAATGATATAA
- a CDS encoding flagellin: MKIGDIGTTQQNHYLNQAQKNQEKALENIAAMRAIDGSDGANLAIADSLRSQYSTIDQGILNAYDSVGVLQIADSTLNNISATADRLNELSVRSNSAALNDRQKSMLNAEANKLISSINDAFSNATFNGKNVFQSMDFVVGSGVESINLNQPSTANLSLENQDGIRDFQDQVGSLRADIGAGINAIHSNINSSLQTSINTKEAESKLQNNDLAQNINDFNANYLKENAFLFANAHSNVMLQTKLASLLQ, encoded by the coding sequence ATGAAAATAGGCGATATAGGGACAACTCAACAAAACCATTACTTAAATCAAGCGCAAAAAAACCAAGAAAAAGCTTTAGAAAATATAGCCGCAATGCGTGCTATAGATGGAAGCGATGGGGCAAATTTAGCCATAGCTGATTCTTTAAGAAGTCAGTATAGTACCATAGATCAAGGTATTTTAAATGCTTATGATTCAGTAGGTGTTTTACAAATTGCTGATTCGACATTAAATAATATCTCAGCTACTGCAGATAGACTTAACGAACTTTCAGTACGCTCAAATAGTGCTGCATTAAATGATAGACAAAAAAGCATGCTAAATGCTGAAGCAAATAAGCTCATCAGCTCGATCAATGATGCATTTTCAAACGCGACTTTTAATGGAAAAAATGTTTTCCAAAGTATGGATTTTGTTGTTGGATCTGGGGTTGAAAGTATCAATTTAAATCAACCAAGCACGGCAAACTTAAGCCTTGAAAACCAAGATGGAATTCGCGATTTTCAAGATCAAGTAGGTTCTTTACGCGCAGATATTGGTGCTGGGATCAATGCTATCCATTCTAATATCAACTCATCTTTGCAAACTAGCATTAACACTAAAGAAGCTGAAAGCAAATTGCAAAATAATGACTTAGCGCAAAATATTAATGATTTTAATGCAAATTACCTAAAAGAAAATGCGTTTTTGTTTGCAAATGCTCACTCAAATGTAATGCTACAAACTAAACTAGCAAGCCTACTTCAATAA
- the cmoB gene encoding tRNA 5-methoxyuridine(34)/uridine 5-oxyacetic acid(34) synthase CmoB — protein MQDNALLKQVLKHPLYEKIQKLSTKVKNSNYLINESFDIFCDKSLDNEIKDIALELKPWRKGPFKINDLFIDTEWQSFIKFNILKPYMQEIKGKVVADIGCNNGYYMFKMLEFNPSKLIGFDPSIKYYLQFLLLNSIAKTPIQYELLGVADVPNYGIKFDVIFCLGVIYHRSDPIAMLKQLKQSLNKDGVVFLDTMYIEDEREIALIPQKTYSKIPNIFFIPSILGLRNWCYRAGFSEFEVIATKQTDLEEQRKTQWIDSYSLDQFLDKNDSNLTCEGYEAPKRVYVKLKV, from the coding sequence ATGCAAGATAATGCTTTATTAAAGCAAGTTTTAAAACATCCTTTATATGAAAAAATTCAAAAACTTAGTACAAAAGTTAAAAACTCAAATTATCTAATAAACGAAAGTTTTGATATTTTTTGCGATAAAAGTTTAGATAATGAGATTAAAGACATTGCCTTAGAATTAAAACCTTGGCGCAAAGGACCTTTTAAAATCAATGATTTGTTCATAGATACAGAGTGGCAAAGTTTTATTAAATTTAACATATTAAAGCCTTATATGCAAGAAATCAAAGGCAAAGTGGTTGCGGATATTGGCTGCAATAATGGTTATTATATGTTTAAAATGCTTGAATTTAATCCTTCAAAACTCATAGGTTTTGATCCTTCTATTAAGTATTATTTGCAATTTTTACTTTTAAACTCTATTGCAAAAACTCCTATACAATATGAGCTTTTAGGCGTAGCTGATGTACCAAATTATGGCATAAAATTTGATGTGATTTTTTGTCTTGGCGTAATTTATCATCGCAGTGATCCTATAGCCATGCTAAAACAACTCAAGCAATCTTTAAATAAAGATGGCGTAGTCTTTTTAGATACTATGTATATAGAAGATGAAAGAGAAATTGCACTTATCCCTCAAAAAACTTATTCAAAAATACCAAATATTTTTTTCATTCCGTCGATATTGGGTTTAAGAAATTGGTGTTATAGAGCTGGATTTAGTGAATTTGAAGTTATAGCAACTAAACAAACTGATTTAGAAGAACAAAGAAAAACACAATGGATTGATTCTTATTCTTTAGATCAATTTTTAGACAAAAATGACTCAAATTTAACTTGTGAAGGCTATGAAGCACCAAAAAGAGTTTATGTTAAATTAAAGGTGTAA
- a CDS encoding thermonuclease family protein, protein MKISQKQIKLLITLLKDPKKFLIALFLFAFAYILNYDSGSYINAKVSRVVDGDTIEAKFEDEKLKIRLFGIDAPESDQAYGKMAAQFLNAIVLNKEVVLNVKDEDKYGRILAIVYLNDKDINQVMVKNGFAWAYEHYSDLYVNEQNYAKENKKGLWVDENPIEPYKWRKQIRLK, encoded by the coding sequence ATGAAAATTTCTCAAAAGCAAATTAAATTATTAATAACTTTACTAAAAGATCCAAAGAAATTTTTAATTGCACTTTTTTTATTTGCTTTTGCTTATATTTTAAATTATGATAGTGGCTCATACATTAATGCTAAAGTAAGTCGTGTAGTAGATGGGGATACTATTGAGGCTAAATTTGAAGATGAAAAACTTAAAATTAGACTTTTTGGTATAGATGCACCTGAAAGTGATCAAGCTTATGGAAAGATGGCTGCGCAATTTTTAAATGCAATTGTGTTGAATAAAGAAGTGGTTTTGAATGTAAAAGATGAGGATAAATATGGTAGAATTTTAGCCATTGTGTATTTAAATGATAAAGATATCAATCAAGTTATGGTTAAAAATGGTTTTGCTTGGGCTTATGAACATTATAGTGATTTATATGTAAATGAGCAAAATTATGCCAAAGAAAATAAAAAAGGCTTATGGGTAGATGAAAATCCTATAGAGCCTTACAAATGGCGTAAACAAATAAGATTAAAATAG
- a CDS encoding M20/M25/M40 family metallo-hydrolase: MQEIIQNFKQITQIPHCSFHTEELKNFLIDFAKSQNCRVNVDKAGNIHAYKGKPKICLQSHYDMVCMGEAPNIQMYEENGYLKAKNSSLGADNGIGVSLMMQALKDFENIECLFTNDEEVGLCGANNLTHALISNKLLNLDHESDDEVVIGCAGGVDIFTSLNLEIDEKEGECYEIEAIDFKGGHSGIDIVKNIKSSIKEASYFITQNQGELCEFNAGERINSIPKHAKIIAFFKNPPKENNHFKVNYIGKIKRTYYKNSQIILNLINAFAQGVRTFNHQLNLVQTSINLSLAYEKEGKFHFELFARSNDLQELKNIEFETLTYFKMQNCEVSSANFYPPWVNKDTNFGEEILSYFKKENPNAKLYTIHAGLECGIISEKQPLECCSIGPNIHSPHSTDEKCEIASIEKISKILFAILKNYQ; the protein is encoded by the coding sequence ATGCAAGAAATTATACAAAATTTTAAACAAATTACTCAAATACCTCATTGTAGTTTCCATACTGAAGAATTAAAAAATTTTCTTATTGATTTTGCCAAAAGTCAAAATTGCCGAGTAAACGTTGATAAAGCGGGTAATATCCATGCATATAAAGGAAAACCTAAAATTTGTTTACAAAGTCATTATGATATGGTTTGCATGGGAGAGGCTCCTAATATACAAATGTATGAAGAAAATGGATATTTAAAGGCCAAAAACTCGAGCTTGGGTGCAGATAATGGCATAGGAGTATCATTAATGATGCAAGCTTTAAAAGACTTTGAAAATATCGAATGTCTTTTTACTAATGATGAGGAAGTTGGCCTTTGTGGAGCAAATAATCTTACACATGCTTTGATTTCAAACAAACTATTAAATTTAGATCATGAGAGTGATGATGAAGTTGTTATAGGTTGTGCTGGCGGTGTGGATATTTTTACTAGTTTAAACTTAGAAATAGACGAAAAAGAAGGTGAATGCTATGAAATAGAAGCAATTGATTTTAAAGGTGGGCATTCAGGGATTGATATTGTTAAAAATATTAAATCTTCTATTAAAGAAGCAAGTTATTTTATCACTCAAAACCAAGGTGAGCTTTGCGAATTTAACGCAGGTGAGAGAATCAACTCTATACCAAAACATGCTAAAATCATAGCATTTTTTAAAAATCCCCCAAAAGAAAATAATCATTTTAAAGTGAATTATATAGGTAAAATCAAAAGGACATATTATAAAAATTCTCAAATCATTTTAAATCTTATCAATGCTTTTGCACAAGGTGTTAGAACTTTTAATCATCAATTAAATTTAGTCCAAACAAGTATCAATCTTTCATTAGCTTATGAAAAAGAAGGTAAATTTCATTTTGAACTTTTTGCAAGGTCGAATGATTTACAAGAGCTTAAAAATATAGAATTTGAAACCTTAACTTATTTTAAAATGCAAAATTGTGAAGTTTCAAGTGCAAATTTTTATCCGCCTTGGGTCAACAAAGATACTAATTTTGGAGAAGAAATTCTAAGTTATTTTAAAAAAGAAAATCCAAATGCCAAGCTTTATACTATACATGCTGGTTTAGAATGTGGTATTATAAGTGAAAAACAACCACTAGAATGTTGCTCCATAGGCCCAAATATCCATAGCCCCCACTCAACAGATGAAAAATGTGAAATAGCTTCTATTGAAAAAATCAGCAAAATTCTTTTTGCTATCTTAAAAAATTACCAATAA